The following proteins are encoded in a genomic region of Desulfovibrio sp.:
- a CDS encoding thioesterase family protein: MPHRVSYGETDTMGVLYYAEYLHLFERARSEYIRRCGMSYAEVEKKGLILPVREAQCRYRSSARYDDLVLVRAGIAEWARASLRFVYEIRNEDKTRLLATGMTQHALVNHEGRPVPVPDWFRNLTFTE, translated from the coding sequence ATGCCGCACCGCGTGTCGTATGGTGAAACAGACACGATGGGCGTGCTTTATTATGCGGAATATCTGCATCTCTTCGAGCGGGCACGCAGCGAATACATTCGCCGTTGCGGCATGAGCTATGCGGAAGTTGAAAAGAAAGGCCTTATCCTGCCTGTGCGCGAGGCCCAGTGCCGTTACCGCTCATCCGCCCGCTATGATGATCTTGTACTTGTGCGCGCTGGCATTGCCGAATGGGCGCGCGCATCCCTGCGCTTTGTATATGAGATACGGAACGAGGACAAGACGAGACTTTTGGCCACGGGCATGACCCAGCACGCGCTGGTCAATCACGAAGGTCGCCCCGTTCCTGTACCGGACTGGTTCCGTAATCTCACCTTTACGGAGTAA